In Deinococcus puniceus, one genomic interval encodes:
- the rpmH gene encoding 50S ribosomal protein L34, which translates to MKRTYQPNVRKRAKTHGFRARMKTKAGRNILARRRAKGRQQLTVADE; encoded by the coding sequence ATGAAGCGTACCTACCAACCCAATGTCCGCAAACGGGCCAAGACCCACGGCTTCCGCGCCCGCATGAAGACCAAAGCTGGCCGCAACATCCTCGCACGCCGCCGTGCGAAGGGCCGCCAGCAACTCACCGTCGCTGACGAGTAA